Proteins from one Dromiciops gliroides isolate mDroGli1 chromosome 6, mDroGli1.pri, whole genome shotgun sequence genomic window:
- the C6H11orf96 gene encoding uncharacterized protein C11orf96 homolog has product MGEDQQEVGDVRRKRARLSSFKRYLLSSEHAPVWAGGGYINEGSRRPRGRRSGSGRDQVGLRAAAREPEPTGHGAVAVQRQQPPHPGASPSPNSSSSSEKVPRQPLHSLPFPARARAPHAAGAAGSSTGRPSPRAPLAAADPRSPPRAAPSRSPAAPSGRLDPPAGGRRAAPRGEPPGPSSPGPGGVRACTPPPAPGASPEPGPGPAGSPMAAAAAAAAAAKPPELMGICSSYQAVMPHFVCLADEFPQPARPTKLPRGKGKLRRPRQSRFKTQPVTFDEIQEVEEEGVSPMEEEKAKKSFLQSLECLRRSTQNLSLPREQLGSCKMRNSLDSSDSDSAL; this is encoded by the exons ATGGGTGAGGATcagcaagaag TCGGAGACGTCAGGCGGAAGAGAGCCAGGCTCTCAAGCTTTAAAAGGTATTTGTTGTCATCTGAGCATGCTCCCGTGTGGGCAGGCGGGGGCTATATAAACGAGGGAAGCCGGCGACCTCGAGGCAGACGCAGCGGCAGCGGCAGAGACCAGGTAGGGCTGAGGGCAGCAGCGCGGGAGCCGGAGCCCACTGGCCACGGAGCGGTAGCGGTACAGCGGCAGCAGCCTCCGCATCCCGGTGCCAGCCCCAGccccaacagcagcagcagcagtgagaAGGTGCCCCGGCAGCCTCTGCATTCCCTCCCGTTCCCGGCCCGAGCGAGGGCGCCCCACGCAGCCGGCGCAGCGGGCTCCTCGACGGGGAGGCCGTCGCCGCGGGCGCCGTTGGCCGCCGCTGACCCCCGCAGCCCCCCGCGGGCCGCCCCGTCCCGCTCGCCCGCCGCCCCCAGCGGCAGATTGGATCCCCCGGCCGGCGGACGTCGGGCCGCGCCCCGGGGGGAGCCGCCGGGTCCCAGCTCGCCCGGCCCGGGGGGCGTCCGCGCCTGCACGCCACCGCCCGCCCCCGGCGCGTCCCCGGAGCCCGGCCCCGGGCCGGCCGGCAGCCCGATGGCAGCGGCGGCCGCGGCGGCCGCGGCGGCCAAGCCGCCCGAGCTGATGGGCATCTGCTCCAGTTACCAGGCGGTCATGCCTCACTTCGTGTGCCTGGCCGACGAATTCCCGCAGCCCGCGCGGCCCACCAAGCTGCCCCGGGGCAAGGGCAAGCTGCGGCGGCCCCGCCAGTCGCGCTTCAAGACCCAGCCCGTGACGTTCGACGAGAtccaggaggtggaggaggagggggtgtcccccatggaggaggagaaggccaAGAAGTCCTTCCTGCAGTCGCTCGAGTGCCTGCGTCGGAGCACCCAGAACCTCAGCCTGCCGCGGGAGCAGCTGGGCAGCTGCAAGATGCGGAACAGCCTGGACTCCAGCGACTCGGACTCGGCGCTCTGA